From one Gallionella capsiferriformans ES-2 genomic stretch:
- the ftsH gene encoding ATP-dependent zinc metalloprotease FtsH, whose protein sequence is MNNFKSIAIWLVVAFVLMTVFNQFNTRQQQSAQGHLDYSQFLDEVKKGQIAKVVIEGRTLTATTTEGKRISTYAPSDLWMVSDLLKNGVNVEAKPEEEQSFLMNIFVSWFPMILLIGVWVFFMRQMQGGGKGGAFSFGKSRARMLDEAKERVTFADVAGCDEAKEEVSELVDFLRDPTKFQNLGGRIPRGVLMVGSPGTGKTLLAKAIAGEAKVPFFSISGSDFVEMFVGVGAARVRDMFEQAKKQSPCIIFIDEIDAVGRQRGAGVGGGNDEREQTLNALLVEMDGFEGASGVIVIAATNRPDVLDAALLRPGRFDRQVTVPLPDIRGREQILAVHMRKVPCAPDVDGNVIARGTPGMSGADLANLVNEAALFAARRAKRFVEMDDFEAAKDKIFMGAERRSMVMPEEERRNTAYHESGHAVVAKLMPKTDPVHKVTIIPRGRALGLTMQLPSEDRYSMDKERILSTLAVLFGGRIAEEIFMNQMTTGASNDFERATDMARKMVTQWGMSDALGPMVYGENEGEVFLGRSVTTHKNISEATMQKVDIEIRRIIDQQYALARNLIETHRDKIEAMTHALLEWETIDADQINDIMDGNPPRPPKPSQYSKTPKPPEDQAPTAPAVTPAAPAAPTQPAQET, encoded by the coding sequence TTGAATAATTTTAAAAGCATCGCTATCTGGCTGGTTGTCGCCTTTGTCTTGATGACGGTATTCAACCAGTTCAATACGCGCCAGCAGCAGTCGGCGCAGGGACATCTTGATTATTCGCAATTCCTCGATGAAGTCAAAAAGGGTCAGATCGCCAAAGTTGTGATCGAAGGTCGTACGCTGACCGCGACGACGACGGAAGGCAAACGCATCAGCACCTATGCGCCCAGCGATTTGTGGATGGTCTCGGACCTGCTCAAAAACGGCGTCAATGTCGAAGCTAAGCCAGAAGAAGAGCAGTCCTTCCTGATGAACATATTTGTGTCATGGTTTCCGATGATTTTGCTGATCGGCGTCTGGGTGTTTTTCATGCGTCAGATGCAGGGGGGCGGAAAAGGCGGTGCATTTTCATTCGGAAAATCGCGCGCACGCATGCTCGATGAAGCCAAAGAACGCGTCACTTTTGCCGATGTGGCAGGGTGTGATGAAGCGAAGGAAGAAGTCTCCGAACTGGTGGACTTCCTGCGCGATCCGACCAAATTTCAGAATCTGGGCGGACGCATTCCGCGCGGCGTGCTGATGGTGGGTAGCCCGGGTACCGGTAAAACGCTGCTCGCCAAGGCGATTGCGGGTGAAGCCAAGGTGCCGTTCTTTTCGATTTCCGGCTCCGACTTCGTTGAAATGTTTGTCGGTGTGGGTGCCGCGCGTGTGCGTGACATGTTTGAGCAAGCCAAGAAGCAGTCTCCCTGCATCATCTTTATCGATGAAATCGATGCGGTTGGCCGTCAGCGCGGCGCGGGGGTCGGTGGCGGTAACGATGAGCGCGAACAGACACTGAACGCGCTGCTCGTTGAGATGGACGGTTTCGAAGGCGCAAGTGGCGTGATCGTGATTGCTGCGACCAATCGTCCTGACGTGCTGGATGCGGCCTTGTTGCGCCCCGGGCGTTTCGATCGTCAAGTGACGGTGCCGTTGCCGGACATTCGCGGTCGCGAACAAATCCTTGCCGTACATATGCGTAAAGTGCCGTGCGCACCGGACGTGGATGGCAATGTGATCGCACGCGGCACACCCGGTATGTCGGGTGCGGATCTGGCCAATCTGGTGAACGAGGCAGCGCTGTTTGCGGCGCGCCGTGCCAAGCGTTTTGTTGAAATGGATGATTTTGAAGCGGCTAAAGATAAAATCTTTATGGGCGCCGAGCGTCGTTCAATGGTGATGCCGGAGGAAGAACGCCGCAATACCGCCTATCATGAGTCGGGCCATGCGGTGGTTGCAAAACTGATGCCCAAGACGGATCCGGTGCACAAAGTGACCATTATTCCGCGCGGTCGCGCGCTGGGCTTGACGATGCAATTGCCGTCTGAAGACCGTTACAGCATGGACAAAGAACGCATATTGTCCACTCTCGCGGTGTTGTTCGGCGGTCGTATTGCCGAAGAAATTTTCATGAATCAGATGACCACCGGTGCCTCGAACGATTTCGAACGCGCGACCGATATGGCGCGCAAGATGGTGACGCAATGGGGGATGTCAGACGCCTTGGGCCCTATGGTGTACGGCGAAAATGAGGGTGAAGTTTTTCTGGGGCGTTCTGTGACGACGCACAAGAACATCTCCGAGGCGACTATGCAAAAAGTCGATATCGAAATTCGTCGCATCATCGATCAGCAGTATGCGCTTGCGCGCAATCTGATCGAAACGCATCGCGACAAGATCGAGGCGATGACGCATGCCCTGCTGGAATGGGAAACGATAGACGCCGATCAGATCAACGACATCATGGATGGCAATCCGCCGCGTCCGCCGAAGCCTAGTCAATACAGCAAGACACCGAAACCGCCAGAAGATCAGGCTCCTACCGCACCCGCGGTGACGCCGGCTGCACCAGCTGCGCCGACTCAACCCGCTCAGGAAACCTAA
- the rlmE gene encoding 23S rRNA (uridine(2552)-2'-O)-methyltransferase RlmE has product MKPSKTSKQWMREHINDPFVQQAQKDGYRSRAAYKLIEINEKDHLIKPGMVIVDLGATPGGWCQVAGAIMGETGKVIALDLLPLEPLRGVEFIQGDFRDEAVLKKLEESLQGKPVGLVISDMAPNFSGVSAVDQDRSIYLAELAMEFAFDHLTRDGSFLVKVFQGTGFEAYMKLMRTKFTRVVARKPKASRDRSSEVYLLGTGKLE; this is encoded by the coding sequence ATGAAGCCATCCAAAACCAGTAAACAGTGGATGCGAGAGCATATTAATGATCCTTTTGTGCAGCAGGCACAAAAAGATGGCTATCGTTCGCGCGCAGCGTATAAATTAATCGAGATCAATGAGAAGGATCATCTGATCAAACCCGGCATGGTGATCGTAGATCTGGGCGCGACGCCCGGCGGCTGGTGTCAGGTGGCGGGCGCAATTATGGGAGAGACCGGTAAGGTGATCGCGCTCGATCTGTTGCCGCTCGAACCATTGCGCGGTGTCGAATTCATTCAGGGGGATTTTCGGGATGAAGCGGTCTTAAAAAAGCTGGAAGAAAGTTTGCAAGGCAAACCCGTAGGACTTGTAATTTCGGATATGGCCCCCAACTTTAGCGGCGTGAGTGCTGTCGATCAGGATCGTTCGATCTATCTTGCGGAACTGGCGATGGAATTCGCCTTTGATCACCTGACCCGGGATGGTAGTTTTCTGGTTAAAGTGTTCCAAGGGACAGGATTCGAAGCCTATATGAAATTAATGCGCACAAAGTTTACTCGTGTGGTGGCGCGCAAACCCAAAGCTTCGCGTGATCGTAGTAGCGAAGTGTATCTGTTGGGCACCGGAAAACTTGAGTAA
- a CDS encoding YhbY family RNA-binding protein, with translation MLELTVTERLTLKGRAHQLKPTVMIGNAGLTESVLKEISVSLKQHELIKIRVMAERADRETMLTEICTQLNAAPVQHIGKILVIYLPKPDAEKIEIRQMPRHKGKKPLTKKQLGNR, from the coding sequence ATGCTAGAGCTTACCGTAACAGAACGCCTTACCCTGAAGGGTCGCGCGCACCAATTAAAACCCACTGTCATGATAGGCAACGCCGGTCTGACTGAATCCGTCCTGAAGGAAATCAGCGTGAGTTTAAAGCAGCACGAACTCATCAAAATTCGCGTCATGGCCGAACGTGCCGACCGCGAAACGATGCTGACCGAAATTTGCACGCAGCTCAATGCTGCACCGGTACAGCATATCGGCAAAATTCTGGTGATTTACCTGCCAAAACCTGATGCTGAAAAAATCGAAATCCGTCAAATGCCGCGCCACAAGGGCAAAAAACCGTTGACCAAAAAGCAACTCGGCAACCGTTAA
- the greA gene encoding transcription elongation factor GreA, producing MIKIPLTLVGADKMRQELHKLKTVERPWVINAISEARAQGDLSENAEYEAAKDRQGFVEGRIIELEGKLGSAQIIDPKTLNANGRCVFGSTVILEEMNSGDVVTYQIVGDDEADIKARKISISSPIARALIGKSSGDVAEVKTPGGIREYELIEVQYI from the coding sequence ATGATCAAGATTCCTTTGACTTTGGTTGGCGCGGATAAAATGCGCCAGGAGTTACATAAACTCAAAACGGTAGAGCGTCCCTGGGTCATTAATGCGATATCGGAAGCGCGCGCTCAGGGCGATCTGTCCGAGAATGCCGAATACGAAGCAGCCAAGGACCGTCAGGGCTTTGTCGAAGGGCGCATCATCGAGCTGGAAGGCAAGTTGGGTAGCGCGCAGATCATCGATCCAAAGACGCTCAACGCCAATGGTCGCTGCGTGTTTGGCTCAACGGTGATTCTGGAAGAAATGAATAGCGGTGATGTGGTGACCTATCAGATCGTCGGCGACGATGAGGCGGATATCAAGGCGCGTAAAATTTCGATCAGCTCACCGATTGCACGTGCTTTGATCGGTAAGAGCAGTGGCGATGTGGCTGAAGTGAAGACGCCGGGCGGCATCAGGGAATACGAATTGATCGAGGTTCAGTACATCTAG
- the carB gene encoding carbamoyl-phosphate synthase large subunit — translation MPKRTDIKSILIIGAGPIVIGQACEFDYSGAQACKALREEGYRVVLVNSNPATIMTDPDMADATYIEPITWQIVEKIIAKERPDAILPTMGGQTALNCALDLAHHGVLEKYNVEMIGASREAIDMAEDREKFKQAMTRIGLASARSAIAHSMEEALQVQQVMGFPTVIRPSFTMGGSGGGIAYNREEFLEICERGLEASPTSELLIEESLLGWKEYEMEVVRDRNDNCIIICSIENLDPMGVHTGDSITVAPALTLTDKEYQILRDASLAVLREIGVETGGSNVQFSINPDDGRMVVIEMNPRVSRSSALASKATGFPIAKIAAKLAVGFTLDELQNDITGGATPASFEPAIDYVVTKIPRFAFEKFPQANDRLTTQMKSVGEVMAIGRTFQESFQKALRGLEVGVNGLDSKFDNLDAVTAELRNPGPSRIWAVSDAFRLGMSVEEVFNVSKIDRWFLVQIADLIRQEATLLGRPLESVNADEMRTLKRSGFADARLADLLETDPSALRAYRHALGVRPVYKRVDTCAAEFSTDTAYMYSTYEEECEANPTNNKKIMVLGGGPNRIGQGIEFDYCCVHAALAMREDGYETIMVNCNPETVSTDYDTSDRLYFEPLTLEDVLEVVAVEKPVGVIVQYGGQTPLSLARGLEKNGVPIIGTTPDMIDCAEDRERFKQMLMALELKQPPNRTASTVAEGLAGAAAIGYPLVMRPSNVLGGRAMEIIHEQVDLERYMRDAEIMSKTYPERLPILLDRFLNDAIEVDVDAVSDGVDVIIGGIMEHIEEAGVHSGDSACSLPPFSLPVAMQNELRRQTVAMARALNVVGLMNVQFAIQGETVYVLEVNPRASRTVPFVSKATGVPLAKIAARCMAGQSLAEQGVTGEVVPPYYSVKEAVFPFIKFPGVDTILGPEMKSTGEVMGVGETFAEAFVKSQLAASVKLPKSGNVFISVREADKPGAVDVARSLAELGFTILATRGTAAAISAAGVPVKSVNKVAEGRPHIVDMVKNGEVNLIINTVDSKPAVMRDSYSIRHAALQGRVTYYTTLAGARAACIGMHHLDDLQVYDVQSQHKRKAVVS, via the coding sequence ATGCCAAAACGTACAGATATAAAATCCATACTGATCATCGGCGCGGGCCCTATCGTCATCGGGCAGGCGTGCGAGTTCGACTATTCCGGTGCGCAAGCCTGTAAGGCGCTGCGCGAAGAAGGCTATCGCGTGGTGCTGGTCAATTCGAATCCGGCCACCATCATGACAGATCCTGACATGGCGGATGCGACTTATATTGAACCGATCACTTGGCAGATCGTCGAGAAGATTATCGCCAAGGAGCGCCCGGACGCGATTTTGCCGACCATGGGCGGTCAGACCGCATTGAATTGCGCGTTGGATCTGGCGCATCACGGCGTGCTGGAAAAATACAACGTCGAGATGATAGGCGCGTCGCGTGAAGCGATCGACATGGCGGAAGACCGTGAGAAATTCAAACAGGCGATGACCCGTATCGGTCTCGCATCCGCCCGTTCGGCGATTGCGCACAGCATGGAAGAGGCGTTGCAGGTGCAGCAGGTGATGGGTTTTCCGACCGTTATTCGTCCCTCTTTCACGATGGGTGGCAGCGGCGGCGGCATTGCGTATAACCGCGAAGAATTTCTGGAAATCTGCGAGCGCGGACTTGAAGCCTCGCCGACCAGCGAGCTGTTGATCGAAGAATCTCTGCTGGGCTGGAAAGAATACGAGATGGAAGTGGTGCGCGATCGCAATGATAATTGCATCATCATCTGCTCGATTGAAAATTTGGACCCGATGGGCGTGCACACGGGAGACTCGATCACCGTTGCGCCAGCGTTGACGCTGACCGATAAGGAATACCAGATTCTGCGCGATGCCTCTTTAGCGGTGCTGCGCGAAATCGGTGTCGAGACCGGCGGGTCGAACGTGCAGTTCTCCATTAATCCGGACGACGGGCGCATGGTGGTGATCGAGATGAATCCGCGTGTGTCGCGCTCATCCGCACTGGCCTCCAAGGCGACCGGTTTTCCAATCGCCAAGATCGCCGCTAAGCTGGCGGTGGGGTTTACGCTGGACGAATTGCAGAACGACATCACGGGCGGCGCGACACCAGCCTCATTTGAGCCTGCCATCGATTACGTGGTCACCAAGATTCCGCGCTTTGCGTTTGAAAAATTCCCGCAGGCCAACGATCGCCTAACGACCCAGATGAAATCGGTGGGTGAAGTGATGGCCATCGGTCGCACCTTTCAGGAGTCTTTCCAGAAAGCGCTGCGCGGTCTGGAAGTGGGCGTTAACGGACTGGATAGCAAATTCGATAATCTCGATGCGGTGACTGCCGAATTGCGCAATCCGGGACCATCCCGCATCTGGGCGGTGTCCGATGCTTTCCGTTTGGGAATGAGCGTCGAGGAGGTGTTCAACGTCAGCAAAATTGATCGCTGGTTTTTGGTGCAGATCGCTGATTTGATTCGTCAGGAGGCAACACTCCTCGGGCGTCCGCTGGAAAGCGTGAATGCCGATGAGATGCGCACGTTAAAACGCAGCGGATTTGCCGATGCGCGTCTGGCCGATTTGCTGGAAACGGATCCGTCCGCCTTGCGCGCCTATCGCCATGCGCTGGGCGTACGTCCGGTTTACAAGCGCGTGGATACCTGCGCTGCCGAGTTTTCGACCGACACCGCCTATATGTATTCCACCTATGAAGAGGAATGCGAAGCGAACCCGACCAACAACAAGAAAATCATGGTGTTGGGCGGCGGGCCGAATCGTATCGGTCAAGGGATCGAATTTGACTATTGCTGCGTACATGCGGCGTTGGCGATGCGCGAAGACGGCTATGAAACCATCATGGTCAACTGTAACCCTGAAACCGTATCGACCGATTATGACACCTCGGATCGCTTGTATTTCGAGCCGTTGACTTTGGAAGATGTGCTCGAAGTGGTCGCCGTCGAAAAACCGGTCGGTGTGATCGTGCAATACGGCGGTCAGACGCCACTCAGTCTGGCGCGCGGTCTGGAGAAGAACGGTGTGCCGATTATCGGTACAACGCCCGACATGATCGACTGCGCGGAAGATCGCGAGCGCTTTAAGCAGATGCTGATGGCGCTAGAATTGAAGCAGCCGCCTAACCGTACGGCAAGTACGGTGGCCGAAGGCTTGGCTGGCGCGGCAGCCATTGGCTATCCGCTGGTGATGCGGCCATCGAATGTGCTGGGTGGTCGTGCGATGGAGATTATCCACGAACAGGTGGATCTGGAGCGCTATATGCGCGACGCGGAGATCATGTCCAAGACCTATCCTGAACGTCTGCCCATTTTGCTGGACCGCTTCTTGAACGATGCGATCGAGGTGGATGTGGATGCGGTGTCCGACGGGGTCGATGTGATCATCGGCGGCATCATGGAACATATTGAAGAAGCGGGCGTGCATTCGGGCGATTCAGCCTGTTCCTTGCCGCCGTTCAGTTTGCCGGTGGCGATGCAAAATGAATTGCGCCGCCAAACGGTTGCGATGGCGCGTGCGCTCAACGTGGTGGGCTTGATGAACGTGCAGTTCGCGATTCAAGGCGAGACGGTCTACGTGCTGGAAGTCAATCCGCGCGCCTCGCGCACCGTGCCGTTCGTCTCCAAGGCGACCGGTGTGCCGCTGGCAAAGATTGCCGCGCGCTGCATGGCGGGGCAAAGTCTCGCAGAGCAGGGTGTCACGGGTGAAGTTGTGCCACCGTATTATTCGGTGAAAGAAGCGGTATTCCCGTTCATCAAGTTCCCGGGCGTCGATACGATCTTAGGTCCTGAGATGAAGTCCACTGGCGAAGTGATGGGGGTGGGTGAGACGTTTGCCGAAGCCTTCGTCAAGTCGCAGCTGGCGGCGAGCGTTAAATTGCCTAAGAGCGGCAACGTCTTTATCAGTGTGCGCGAAGCCGATAAGCCCGGTGCCGTGGATGTGGCGCGTTCACTGGCCGAATTGGGCTTTACCATACTCGCCACGCGCGGTACGGCAGCGGCCATCTCTGCGGCAGGCGTGCCGGTGAAATCGGTTAACAAGGTGGCCGAAGGTCGTCCTCATATCGTCGATATGGTTAAAAATGGTGAAGTGAATCTGATTATCAACACGGTGGACAGCAAGCCTGCCGTGATGCGTGATTCCTACTCGATCCGTCATGCGGCGTTGCAGGGGCGGGTAACTTATTACACCACACTGGCAGGTGCACGTGCCGCCTGTATCGGTATGCATCATCTGGATGATTTGCAAGTCTATGACGTGCAGTCTCAACATAAGCGAAAAGCAGTCGTTAGTTAA
- the carA gene encoding glutamine-hydrolyzing carbamoyl-phosphate synthase small subunit — MTQTNPAILVLADGTVFRGVSIGASGSRSGEVVFNTSMTGYQEILTDPSYCRQIVTLTCPHIGNVGINDEDVESRQVFASGLVIRDLSLTVSNWRCTQSLPEYLKANDVVAIAGIDTRKLTRILREKGAQSGCIASGTDEVAALAAARGFAGLAGMDLAQVVTCDTPYEWNQGEWDLAAGYSEAGSPEFHVVAYDFGVKRNILRMLAARGCKITVVPAKTPAATVLAMKPDGIFLSNGPGDPEPCDYAIAATQSVLAAGVPLFGICLGHQILGLAVGAKTVKMKFGHRGANHPVQDLATRQVMITSQNHGFAVDAASLPANARATHISLFDGTLQGFELTDKPAFCFQGHPEASPGPHDVDGLFDKFVEMMEGRK; from the coding sequence GTGACGCAAACGAATCCTGCAATTCTTGTGCTTGCCGATGGGACGGTGTTTCGCGGTGTGTCTATCGGGGCTTCCGGAAGCCGCAGCGGCGAGGTCGTATTCAACACGTCGATGACGGGCTATCAGGAAATACTCACTGATCCTTCTTATTGTCGCCAGATTGTGACGCTGACGTGCCCGCATATCGGTAATGTCGGAATCAATGACGAGGATGTTGAATCGCGTCAGGTGTTCGCCAGCGGTCTGGTGATACGCGATCTGTCTTTGACGGTGAGTAACTGGCGCTGCACGCAATCGCTGCCGGAGTACCTTAAAGCGAACGATGTGGTTGCGATCGCTGGTATCGATACGCGTAAACTTACGCGCATTCTGCGTGAAAAGGGGGCTCAGAGCGGGTGTATCGCCAGCGGTACAGACGAAGTGGCGGCGCTGGCAGCCGCGCGCGGATTTGCCGGGCTTGCCGGTATGGATCTGGCGCAGGTGGTTACTTGCGATACGCCTTATGAGTGGAATCAGGGCGAGTGGGATCTGGCAGCAGGCTACAGTGAAGCAGGATCACCTGAATTTCATGTGGTCGCTTACGACTTTGGGGTTAAGCGCAATATCCTGCGTATGTTGGCCGCGCGTGGCTGCAAAATCACCGTTGTACCGGCAAAGACGCCGGCCGCGACGGTGCTGGCGATGAAGCCGGATGGCATTTTTCTGTCAAATGGCCCGGGCGACCCTGAGCCTTGCGACTATGCGATTGCCGCGACGCAAAGCGTGCTGGCGGCAGGCGTTCCGTTGTTCGGTATTTGTCTGGGGCATCAGATCTTGGGTCTGGCTGTGGGCGCTAAAACGGTCAAAATGAAATTCGGTCATCGCGGCGCGAATCATCCGGTGCAGGATCTGGCGACCCGGCAGGTGATGATCACCAGCCAGAATCACGGTTTTGCGGTGGATGCGGCGTCTTTGCCTGCGAATGCGCGTGCGACGCATATCTCTTTGTTCGATGGCACGCTGCAAGGTTTTGAATTGACGGATAAACCTGCGTTCTGTTTTCAGGGGCATCCGGAAGCGAGTCCGGGTCCGCACGATGTGGACGGCTTGTTCGATAAATTTGTTGAGATGATGGAGGGGCGGAAGTAA
- a CDS encoding manganese efflux pump MntP — MFEVIVLAIALSMDAFAVSIGLGSKDASKNLGIKAGIYFGVFQALMPFIGYMGGRGVLGWVDAYAHGIAFGLLALIGAKMIYEGLQEGVEADIQAITHKMMLMLAIATSIDAMAAGFSLTLLNVNAYLACLIIGVTTFTFSWAGVKIGRRSGTWLESRAEIFGGTVLILIGIKILIR; from the coding sequence ATGTTTGAAGTCATTGTTTTAGCGATCGCTCTGAGCATGGATGCCTTCGCCGTCTCTATCGGCTTGGGCTCAAAGGACGCCAGCAAAAATCTGGGCATAAAAGCCGGAATTTATTTTGGCGTTTTTCAGGCACTGATGCCCTTCATCGGCTATATGGGCGGACGCGGGGTATTAGGATGGGTCGATGCTTACGCCCACGGAATCGCCTTCGGACTGCTGGCGCTGATCGGCGCAAAAATGATATACGAAGGCCTGCAAGAGGGTGTTGAGGCGGACATTCAAGCGATCACTCACAAAATGATGCTGATGCTAGCCATTGCCACCAGTATCGATGCGATGGCCGCAGGCTTCAGCCTGACACTACTTAACGTAAATGCCTACTTAGCCTGCCTCATCATCGGTGTCACAACCTTTACCTTTAGCTGGGCCGGCGTCAAAATTGGCCGGCGCAGCGGCACCTGGCTTGAGAGTCGCGCAGAGATTTTCGGCGGCACCGTGCTAATACTGATCGGCATCAAAATATTGATACGCTAA